The following are encoded together in the Arcticibacterium luteifluviistationis genome:
- a CDS encoding GNAT family N-acetyltransferase has protein sequence MISLRKATIKELPIIQSLAKEIWPATFGQILSKTQLEYMLDMMYSLASLKKQLSELNHVFIIVSEAGKDIGYLSYELNVKNESITKIHKIYLHPSTQGKGYGKELIAYAKKIAIENKQRALTLNVNKYNKAYNFYLKQGFVLVKNEDIDIGQGFLMEDAVLSLSLA, from the coding sequence ATGATTTCACTCCGAAAAGCAACCATTAAAGAATTACCCATCATCCAATCTTTAGCTAAAGAAATTTGGCCAGCTACCTTCGGTCAAATCCTATCAAAAACGCAGCTAGAATACATGCTTGACATGATGTACTCCTTGGCTTCACTTAAGAAGCAACTAAGCGAATTAAACCATGTTTTTATCATTGTATCAGAAGCTGGAAAAGATATAGGCTATCTCAGTTATGAACTGAATGTCAAAAATGAATCCATCACTAAAATCCATAAAATCTACCTACACCCATCAACCCAAGGAAAAGGCTATGGAAAAGAGCTAATAGCTTACGCAAAAAAAATAGCTATTGAGAATAAACAAAGAGCATTGACGCTAAACGTCAATAAATACAACAAAGCCTATAACTTTTATTTGAAGCAAGGATTTGTCTTAGTAAAAAACGAAGATATAGACATTGGACAAGGCTTTCTGATGGAAGATGCTGTTCTCAGCCTAAGCTTAGCTTGA
- a CDS encoding MFS transporter has product MENKPKVFRWTVVILLFTATTINYLDRQVIGLLKPTLEKAFSWTEKDYSYIVMAFTAAYAFGYLIFGRIIDKIGTKIGLSVSIFVWSVAAMGHALASSTFGFAFWRVLLGAGEAGNFPASIKTVAEWFPKKDRALATGIFNAGTNIGAVIAPLFVPWILGVYGWEMAFILTGAVGFVWLIFWWIMYERPERKKGVSQEELAYINSDVEEDDTGESDEGVSWGKLFSLRQTWAYVLGKFFSDPIWWFFLFWIPSYFSDIFDLDLKKPSIHIAVLYVVATIGSVGGGYLSGYFIKKGWPIYKARKATMLIVAFAVMPIMAAKYAPSIWWAVALISLACAAHQAWSANMFTTASDMFPKKAVSSVVGIGGLAGSVGGVLFPWLVGFILDKFELAGNIGAGYNIIFIICGFAYLIAWLCMHFLAPKMTKVKL; this is encoded by the coding sequence ATGGAAAATAAGCCTAAAGTATTTAGGTGGACGGTGGTGATACTTTTATTCACCGCTACTACTATTAACTACCTAGACAGGCAAGTTATTGGCCTACTTAAGCCAACCTTAGAAAAAGCATTTAGTTGGACCGAAAAAGACTACAGTTATATAGTAATGGCTTTTACAGCCGCTTATGCATTTGGTTATTTAATCTTCGGACGTATTATTGATAAGATAGGTACTAAAATTGGCTTGAGCGTTTCTATTTTCGTTTGGTCTGTTGCCGCCATGGGACATGCATTAGCTAGTTCAACATTTGGTTTTGCTTTTTGGAGAGTACTTTTGGGAGCTGGAGAAGCAGGTAACTTCCCCGCATCAATAAAAACTGTAGCAGAATGGTTTCCTAAAAAAGATAGAGCCTTGGCCACCGGAATATTCAATGCCGGGACAAACATAGGAGCAGTTATCGCCCCACTTTTTGTCCCTTGGATTCTGGGGGTTTATGGCTGGGAAATGGCCTTTATTCTTACAGGTGCAGTTGGTTTTGTATGGCTTATTTTCTGGTGGATTATGTATGAAAGACCAGAGAGAAAGAAAGGCGTTAGTCAAGAAGAATTAGCCTACATAAATAGCGATGTTGAAGAAGATGACACTGGAGAATCGGATGAAGGCGTTAGTTGGGGTAAACTCTTTAGCTTAAGACAAACTTGGGCTTACGTTTTAGGTAAGTTTTTCTCAGATCCTATTTGGTGGTTTTTCTTATTCTGGATACCTTCTTATTTCTCAGATATTTTTGATTTGGATTTAAAAAAGCCATCTATTCATATCGCTGTTCTATATGTTGTAGCTACCATTGGCTCAGTAGGTGGTGGTTATTTATCAGGTTACTTCATCAAGAAAGGCTGGCCTATATATAAAGCCAGAAAAGCAACTATGTTGATAGTAGCCTTTGCAGTAATGCCAATTATGGCAGCCAAATACGCCCCTAGTATCTGGTGGGCTGTAGCATTAATTAGTTTGGCCTGTGCGGCACACCAAGCATGGAGTGCTAATATGTTTACCACTGCTTCTGATATGTTTCCTAAAAAGGCAGTAAGTTCCGTAGTAGGAATTGGTGGTTTGGCTGGTTCCGTAGGTGGCGTTTTATTTCCTTGGTTGGTAGGTTTTATACTTGATAAATTTGAGTTAGCTGGCAACATTGGAGCCGGTTATAATATCATCTTTATTATCTGTGGATTTGCATATTTGATAGCATGGCTTTGCATGCACTTCTTAGCCCCTAAAATGACTAAGGTTAAATTATAA
- a CDS encoding bifunctional 4-hydroxy-2-oxoglutarate aldolase/2-dehydro-3-deoxy-phosphogluconate aldolase, with protein sequence MAKYTRLEVAAVMKDNGMVPLFFHSDIELCKDVLKACYDGGSRLMEFTSRGDFAHEVFGELNKYALAELPGMILGVGSVTDAASASLYMALGANFIVTPVLREDIAIVCNRRKVLWSPGCGSLTEICKAEEMGCEIVKLFPGDLYGPKFVKGIKGPQPWTSIMPTGGVSPDEANLKGWFDAGVTCVGMGSQLISKEILKNKDFEGLKNKVKDALALIKTLR encoded by the coding sequence ATGGCAAAATATACAAGATTAGAAGTAGCTGCAGTAATGAAAGATAACGGGATGGTTCCTTTATTTTTCCATTCTGACATTGAGCTTTGTAAAGATGTTTTAAAAGCTTGTTATGACGGAGGTTCTAGATTGATGGAATTTACATCAAGAGGAGATTTCGCTCATGAAGTTTTCGGAGAGTTAAACAAGTATGCTCTTGCAGAACTTCCAGGTATGATTTTAGGCGTGGGCTCTGTTACAGATGCAGCATCTGCTTCATTATACATGGCACTGGGAGCTAACTTCATTGTTACTCCTGTACTAAGAGAAGACATCGCAATAGTTTGTAACCGTCGCAAAGTACTTTGGTCTCCTGGTTGTGGAAGTCTTACAGAAATTTGTAAGGCAGAAGAGATGGGCTGCGAAATTGTGAAATTATTCCCTGGTGACTTATACGGTCCTAAATTCGTAAAAGGAATCAAAGGCCCTCAGCCATGGACTAGCATTATGCCTACAGGCGGTGTTTCTCCTGACGAAGCTAACTTAAAAGGTTGGTTTGACGCTGGCGTTACTTGCGTTGGAATGGGTTCACAGCTTATTTCAAAAGAAATACTAAAAAATAAAGATTTCGAAGGCTTAAAGAACAAAGTAAAAGATGCTTTGGCTTTGATAAAAACACTTCGTTAA
- a CDS encoding sugar kinase has protein sequence MKKVVTFGEIMLRLSPPGFLRFSQTNSFDVVYGGGESNVAVSLANYGVPVSFVTRLPKNDIGECALMEMRKRGVNTDNIVFGGERLGIYFLETGAVSRGSKVVYDRAGSSVSEIEPGMVDWDKVFEGVEWFHWTGITPAISQSAADTCLEAVKAASAKGITISTDLNYRAKLWNYGGDREAIMTELTSHCDIILGNEEDAEKHFGIKPEGLDITTQGHDVTATAFLSVCKQMMEKFPKAKKVITTLRGSISASHNTWAGVMYDGKNMFESPQYQITDIVDRVGGGDSFMGGLIYGLLKYPEDDQNALNFAVAASCLKHTIKGDANLVTVPEVEKLMGGDASGRVAR, from the coding sequence ATGAAAAAAGTAGTCACTTTCGGTGAAATCATGTTACGCCTTTCACCTCCAGGTTTTTTAAGATTTTCTCAAACAAATAGCTTTGACGTAGTCTATGGTGGTGGTGAGTCCAATGTGGCTGTATCCCTTGCCAATTACGGCGTTCCGGTAAGTTTTGTAACTCGTTTACCAAAAAACGACATAGGAGAATGTGCCTTAATGGAAATGAGAAAACGTGGTGTCAACACTGATAACATAGTTTTTGGTGGAGAAAGATTAGGTATTTACTTCTTAGAAACCGGAGCTGTTTCAAGAGGAAGTAAGGTGGTTTACGACAGAGCAGGCTCTTCTGTAAGTGAGATTGAGCCAGGAATGGTTGATTGGGATAAAGTTTTTGAAGGAGTAGAATGGTTTCACTGGACAGGTATTACACCAGCAATTTCTCAAAGTGCTGCAGATACTTGTTTAGAAGCAGTAAAAGCTGCGAGTGCTAAAGGTATTACCATATCTACAGACCTTAACTACAGAGCTAAGTTATGGAATTATGGTGGAGACAGAGAAGCCATCATGACCGAGCTTACATCACATTGCGACATTATCCTTGGAAACGAAGAAGATGCAGAAAAGCACTTCGGAATTAAGCCAGAAGGTCTTGATATTACTACACAAGGTCACGATGTTACTGCCACAGCTTTCCTTTCTGTTTGTAAACAAATGATGGAAAAATTCCCTAAGGCGAAAAAAGTAATTACTACCCTTAGAGGTTCTATCTCAGCATCACATAATACATGGGCTGGCGTAATGTATGACGGTAAAAACATGTTTGAGTCTCCTCAATATCAAATCACGGACATTGTGGATCGTGTAGGTGGTGGTGATTCATTTATGGGAGGTTTAATTTATGGTTTATTGAAATACCCAGAAGACGACCAAAACGCACTTAATTTTGCGGTAGCGGCATCATGTCTTAAGCATACCATCAAAGGAGATGCTAACTTGGTAACAGTTCCAGAAGTAGAAAAATTAATGGGCGGCGATGCATCAGGTCGAGTAGCTAGATAA
- the uxaC gene encoding glucuronate isomerase produces the protein MKNFLDDNFLLQTKTAERLYHEYAKNMPIIDYHNHLPPDQILNDINFNNISHAWLAGDHYKWRAMRANGINEAYCTGNKTDEEKFQKWAETVPFTLRNPLYHWTHLELQRYFGIHDVLNGDSAKNIYTETTEKLKTKEYSVQGLLGKMNVEAVCTTDDPLDTLEHHIAYDNSGVNMYPAFRPDKFILIENEGFVAYIEKLGEIVNSPIKDLDGLQKALRSRADFFKKNGCRISDHGLEQIYSADFTQEGADKVLKKALDGQNISDEEALEFKSAILHALGVMYSELGWVQQFHLGALRNNNKRGLRELGPDTGWDSMGDWPQASAISRFLNKLDDTNQLAKTVLYNLNPSDNAVIATMIGNFNDGSVAGKVQFGSGWWFLDQKDAMEEQMNVLSNMGLISKFVGMLTDSRSFLSFPRHEYFRRILCNLFGNDIENGELPNDIPWTGKVIQDICYNNTKEYFGF, from the coding sequence ATGAAAAATTTCTTAGACGACAATTTCCTCCTGCAAACCAAAACTGCAGAAAGGCTTTATCATGAGTATGCCAAAAACATGCCCATCATTGATTATCATAATCATTTGCCACCTGATCAAATATTGAACGATATCAATTTCAACAATATCAGTCATGCTTGGTTAGCGGGTGACCACTATAAGTGGCGTGCCATGCGAGCTAATGGAATTAATGAAGCTTACTGTACAGGAAATAAAACGGACGAAGAAAAATTTCAAAAATGGGCCGAGACCGTTCCATTTACATTAAGAAATCCGCTATATCATTGGACTCACTTAGAGTTACAAAGATATTTCGGTATTCACGATGTTTTGAACGGCGACTCCGCCAAAAACATTTATACAGAAACCACTGAAAAACTCAAAACCAAAGAGTATTCTGTACAAGGTTTATTGGGTAAAATGAACGTGGAAGCGGTATGTACTACAGACGACCCACTTGATACTCTTGAGCATCATATTGCTTATGATAATTCTGGCGTTAACATGTACCCTGCATTTAGACCAGATAAATTTATCCTAATCGAAAACGAAGGATTCGTAGCTTATATAGAAAAGCTTGGAGAAATAGTAAACTCACCAATAAAAGACCTTGATGGACTTCAGAAAGCTTTAAGAAGCAGAGCTGACTTCTTCAAAAAAAACGGCTGTAGAATATCTGACCATGGTCTTGAACAAATTTACTCAGCAGACTTCACACAAGAAGGAGCCGATAAAGTCTTGAAAAAGGCATTAGATGGACAGAACATTTCAGACGAAGAAGCTCTAGAATTCAAATCTGCCATTCTCCATGCTTTAGGTGTAATGTACTCGGAATTAGGCTGGGTACAGCAGTTTCACTTAGGTGCATTAAGAAATAACAATAAAAGAGGTTTAAGAGAGCTAGGACCAGACACAGGATGGGACAGCATGGGAGATTGGCCACAAGCCAGTGCTATTTCTCGTTTTTTAAACAAACTGGATGACACTAATCAACTGGCTAAAACCGTTTTATACAACCTAAACCCTTCAGACAATGCCGTTATAGCTACTATGATTGGTAACTTTAACGATGGTTCGGTAGCTGGTAAAGTACAGTTTGGCTCAGGTTGGTGGTTTTTAGATCAAAAAGATGCCATGGAAGAACAAATGAATGTTTTATCAAACATGGGTCTAATTAGCAAGTTTGTTGGAATGTTAACAGACTCTAGAAGCTTTCTTTCTTTTCCAAGGCATGAATACTTTAGAAGAATTCTATGTAACCTTTTTGGTAATGACATTGAAAATGGAGAGCTTCCTAACGATATTCCTTGGACAGGTAAGGTTATACAAGACATCTGTTATAATAACACTAAAGAGTACTTTGGCTTTTAA
- a CDS encoding UxaA family hydrolase → MKNRVLKVQSQDNLIVALDHLKKGEVITYNNKEVTLIEAIAPKHKFNESDLKKGEEIFMYGVLVGKAEYDIPAGSMITTFNVKHAAAPFKLGERKLTWEKPEQGDFKDKTFQGYHRANGSVGTANYWIVLPLVFCENRNLDVIKDALVNQLGYGKSDKYKDFAQDLISKYQKGEELQDILTSELQSVAENPNPTRIFENVDGVKFLNHDMGCGGTRQDAQSLCGLLAGYIAHPNVAGATVLSLGCQNAQYSILQEELLKRQCTDKPIVFLEQQEEGTEEKLITEAIKETFTGLMEANKQTRQAAPLSKLVLGLECGGSDGFSGISANPTLGYVSDLLVTLGGTTILSEFPELCGVEQELSDRCVDEETALKFNSLMTAYAASAVRAGSGFDMNPSPGNIKDGLITDAIKSAGAAKKGGTSPVTDVLDYPEMVSKKGLNLLCTPGNDVESTTGMVGSGANIVLFTTGLGTPTGNPIAPVIKVASNTKLSEKMPDIIDINTGPIIEGEENIEDSGRRMLDYIIAVASGETQCKAVINQQDDFIPWKRGVSL, encoded by the coding sequence ATGAAGAATCGTGTATTAAAAGTACAATCCCAAGATAATCTCATAGTTGCCCTTGATCATCTTAAAAAAGGCGAAGTAATCACTTACAACAATAAAGAAGTCACATTAATTGAGGCCATCGCTCCCAAACATAAGTTTAACGAAAGTGACTTAAAAAAGGGTGAAGAAATCTTCATGTACGGTGTTTTGGTTGGTAAAGCAGAATATGACATTCCTGCTGGAAGCATGATAACTACATTTAACGTTAAACATGCCGCTGCTCCTTTTAAATTAGGAGAACGAAAACTCACTTGGGAAAAACCTGAGCAAGGTGATTTCAAAGACAAAACATTCCAAGGTTATCATAGAGCCAATGGCTCAGTAGGTACCGCAAATTACTGGATAGTTTTACCCTTAGTCTTTTGTGAAAACAGAAATCTAGATGTTATAAAGGATGCACTTGTAAACCAATTAGGCTATGGTAAGAGTGACAAATACAAAGATTTTGCCCAAGATTTAATATCAAAATACCAAAAAGGAGAAGAACTTCAGGATATTTTGACAAGTGAATTGCAATCGGTTGCAGAAAATCCAAATCCTACCCGTATATTTGAAAATGTAGACGGAGTAAAGTTTCTTAACCACGATATGGGCTGCGGCGGAACCCGCCAAGATGCTCAAAGTCTTTGTGGATTACTAGCAGGCTATATTGCCCATCCTAACGTAGCAGGTGCCACGGTTTTAAGCCTAGGATGTCAAAATGCTCAGTATAGCATTTTACAAGAAGAATTACTCAAGAGACAGTGCACAGATAAGCCTATAGTTTTTCTGGAGCAGCAAGAAGAAGGCACAGAAGAAAAATTAATAACCGAAGCTATAAAAGAGACCTTTACAGGACTAATGGAAGCAAACAAACAGACTCGTCAAGCAGCCCCTTTATCAAAACTGGTATTGGGACTAGAGTGTGGTGGTTCTGATGGTTTCTCGGGTATTTCTGCAAATCCTACATTAGGCTACGTTAGCGACTTATTAGTTACACTTGGTGGCACCACTATCCTTTCTGAATTTCCTGAATTATGTGGTGTAGAGCAAGAGTTAAGCGACCGCTGTGTAGACGAAGAAACTGCTTTGAAATTTAACTCACTTATGACGGCATATGCAGCCAGTGCAGTAAGAGCAGGTTCAGGATTTGACATGAACCCATCTCCAGGAAACATTAAAGATGGATTAATTACAGACGCTATTAAATCTGCTGGAGCAGCAAAAAAAGGCGGTACATCTCCCGTTACCGATGTACTGGATTATCCAGAAATGGTAAGCAAGAAAGGCTTAAACCTACTTTGCACACCAGGTAATGATGTAGAATCCACCACAGGTATGGTTGGCTCTGGTGCTAATATTGTGCTCTTTACTACCGGCCTTGGCACTCCTACAGGAAACCCAATTGCTCCCGTTATCAAAGTAGCAAGCAATACCAAACTTTCAGAAAAGATGCCTGACATTATTGACATTAATACAGGACCTATTATAGAAGGTGAAGAAAACATTGAAGACAGCGGAAGGCGAATGCTAGATTATATAATTGCAGTAGCCAGTGGAGAGACTCAATGTAAAGCCGTAATTAATCAACAAGACGACTTTATCCCCTGGAAAAGAGGTGTGAGTTTATAA
- a CDS encoding tagaturonate reductase, with product MDYLSLNYLTKKSDLGFERRVLYYPEKIIQFGTGVLLKGLPDIIIDHANKNGAFEGKIVMIKSTDAKGTVESLVSQDCLYTVATRGISDKRLIDKQDICTSISRILIAKTQWASILSLSRKEEIQFVFSNTTELGITYEPEKITPGECPNSFPGKVLAILKSRFEHFNGDLSKGLIFLPTELISNNGDELKRIVFQLAKENFTDMAFLSWLKSANTFCNTLVDRIVPGAANNALDDKLPYKDQNAIVVEPYALWAIEGDQSIKDKLTFCLPENGAFVAPNIEKYKEIKLRILNAAHTFSSGLAFLSGYRLVKDAMKNQVFYAFMKTIMAKEISEAMTSEISDTEKKDFAQKVLDRFRNPFLEHQWLSICMNYSYKMTMRCLPLIKSYYQEKKEVPQLMLLGFTAHLAFLRPVKIIEGKYYGEVNGEEYIINDPHADFFYKTWSSTGSDKLKIQKILENEELWGENLNNLNSFAGHVYNTFSTFEEKGIDKTLSEIISKTEK from the coding sequence ATGGACTACTTATCCCTAAATTATCTCACTAAAAAATCTGATTTAGGATTTGAAAGAAGAGTACTATACTATCCTGAAAAAATCATTCAATTTGGAACAGGTGTCCTTCTTAAAGGTCTTCCTGATATCATAATAGATCACGCCAATAAAAATGGAGCATTTGAAGGTAAAATAGTGATGATTAAGTCTACTGATGCTAAAGGAACTGTAGAGTCTTTAGTTAGTCAAGACTGCCTTTATACGGTGGCCACAAGAGGAATTTCAGATAAAAGACTAATAGACAAGCAAGACATATGCACCTCCATTAGTCGAATACTAATAGCTAAAACCCAATGGGCGTCAATCTTGTCTTTATCTAGAAAAGAAGAAATTCAATTCGTTTTTTCTAATACCACAGAACTAGGAATCACCTACGAACCAGAAAAAATTACTCCCGGTGAGTGTCCAAACTCATTTCCTGGAAAAGTTTTAGCCATTCTTAAGAGTAGGTTTGAACACTTCAATGGCGATCTTTCTAAAGGTTTAATATTTCTTCCGACAGAACTAATCTCAAACAATGGAGACGAACTCAAAAGGATTGTATTTCAATTAGCTAAAGAGAATTTTACAGACATGGCCTTTCTCTCGTGGTTAAAATCAGCCAATACTTTTTGTAATACACTTGTAGACAGAATAGTGCCTGGGGCCGCAAATAACGCCTTAGATGACAAACTACCATACAAAGATCAAAACGCCATTGTGGTGGAACCTTATGCATTATGGGCTATTGAAGGCGACCAATCAATTAAGGATAAACTTACTTTCTGCTTACCAGAGAATGGGGCTTTTGTAGCTCCAAACATAGAAAAGTATAAAGAGATAAAACTCAGAATTCTAAATGCTGCTCACACCTTCTCTTCAGGTTTAGCATTTTTATCTGGATATCGTTTGGTGAAAGATGCAATGAAAAATCAAGTTTTCTACGCATTTATGAAAACCATAATGGCGAAAGAAATTTCTGAAGCCATGACTTCAGAAATTTCAGATACAGAAAAAAAAGATTTTGCTCAAAAAGTTCTCGACAGATTTAGAAACCCGTTTTTAGAACATCAATGGCTCAGCATCTGCATGAACTATAGTTACAAAATGACTATGCGATGCCTACCTCTCATAAAGTCATATTACCAAGAAAAAAAAGAAGTTCCGCAGCTTATGCTTTTGGGTTTCACCGCTCATCTAGCCTTTTTAAGGCCGGTAAAAATCATTGAAGGAAAATACTATGGAGAAGTAAACGGCGAAGAATACATTATTAATGACCCTCACGCAGATTTCTTTTATAAGACTTGGTCTTCAACCGGTTCTGACAAATTGAAAATTCAAAAAATCCTTGAAAACGAAGAACTTTGGGGTGAAAATTTAAATAATCTAAATAGCTTTGCAGGGCATGTTTATAATACCTTTTCTACATTTGAAGAGAAAGGAATAGACAAAACCTTATCAGAAATAATTTCTAAAACAGAAAAATAG
- a CDS encoding cupin domain-containing protein yields MTVQSKALLEDQDIPWEDLGKGIKRKIMAYNDGLMILKVGFEKGGKGDLHHHPHTQASYVSRGKFEVSIAKEKKVLSAGDVFFVNPNLVHGVVCLEEGELVDIFNPKREDFI; encoded by the coding sequence ATGACAGTTCAAAGCAAAGCACTCTTAGAAGACCAAGATATTCCTTGGGAAGACTTAGGAAAAGGTATTAAAAGAAAAATCATGGCCTATAATGATGGTTTAATGATTCTAAAAGTTGGTTTCGAAAAGGGTGGCAAAGGCGATTTACACCACCATCCACATACACAGGCAAGCTACGTAAGTCGCGGAAAATTTGAGGTAAGCATAGCAAAAGAAAAAAAAGTACTAAGTGCTGGTGATGTCTTCTTTGTTAACCCTAACTTAGTACATGGCGTAGTATGCCTAGAAGAAGGAGAATTAGTAGACATTTTTAATCCTAAACGTGAAGATTTTATTTGA
- a CDS encoding DMT family transporter, which translates to MKLTFETSIFAAMWMYLGLLAALFLGLHNLCKKHAVQGNEIFPVLLGTVSAGFLLILPFFLGSVFYPEATKEIGFYVNDIPWSTHGFIFIKSMIMAASWVLAYEALKHLPITIVTPIRSAGPFFTFIGALVIYQERPNFYQWIGFFLIIFSVFLYSRIGKKEGINFKNNKWIYAIIGATFLGATSGLYDKYLVQSLNLNPQTLQFWFCWYTILILLVILSITWFPYKAKRQAFIWRWSIPAVGILLQTADYFYFKALQDPDALIMLLSAIKRSQILIAVVVGGLIFKEKNKRKKLIPLAGIMLGVALIMFFK; encoded by the coding sequence GTGAAATTAACTTTTGAAACAAGTATCTTCGCGGCTATGTGGATGTATTTAGGTCTTTTAGCGGCACTTTTTTTAGGATTACATAATTTGTGTAAAAAGCATGCAGTACAAGGAAACGAGATTTTCCCTGTACTCTTAGGCACTGTTTCTGCTGGTTTTTTATTGATTCTTCCTTTTTTTCTAGGCTCTGTTTTTTATCCAGAAGCTACCAAAGAGATTGGCTTTTATGTCAATGATATTCCATGGTCTACACATGGGTTTATATTTATTAAATCTATGATAATGGCAGCTTCTTGGGTGCTAGCCTATGAAGCCTTAAAGCATTTACCTATCACCATTGTTACTCCTATTCGGTCTGCAGGGCCTTTTTTTACTTTTATAGGGGCTTTGGTGATTTATCAAGAACGCCCAAACTTTTACCAATGGATTGGCTTTTTCCTTATTATCTTTTCGGTATTTCTTTATTCTAGAATTGGTAAAAAAGAAGGAATAAATTTCAAAAACAATAAGTGGATTTACGCCATTATTGGAGCCACGTTTTTAGGAGCCACTAGCGGGCTTTATGATAAATATTTGGTGCAGAGTCTTAACTTAAATCCACAAACCTTACAGTTTTGGTTTTGCTGGTACACCATTCTCATATTGTTGGTGATATTATCTATTACGTGGTTTCCTTATAAAGCAAAACGACAAGCCTTTATATGGAGATGGAGTATTCCTGCCGTGGGGATTTTATTACAAACAGCCGACTACTTCTACTTTAAAGCCTTACAAGATCCTGATGCTCTCATTATGTTACTTTCTGCCATAAAACGTAGTCAAATCTTAATAGCAGTAGTGGTAGGAGGTTTGATTTTTAAAGAAAAGAACAAACGGAAAAAGCTGATTCCTTTGGCAGGAATAATGCTTGGCGTAGCCTTGATTATGTTTTTCAAATAA
- a CDS encoding sugar phosphate isomerase/epimerase family protein, with amino-acid sequence MKKTVFTKVLSIILFFAMSTSMMAQEKWGGMTLYTVRNEMGKDAKTTLKEVADLGYKYIEAVDYKDGKFYGMAPKEFKSYLKSLGLKPISVHMGAMTLDNADVLVADVKAAGFKYFIAPVPPMGMFKFDPKTRTLSMEDNIEKLTNILDVISRKAKKAGLEFLYHNHDFEFKEDANGIVPIEYLLEHLDPKYVNFQMDLYWVTKAGADPIDYFEKYPGRFKIWHVKDMDEQGRFAPVGQGTIDFAKILDKAKLSGMKYYIVEQDQVFDGMEPMEALKLSKQGLIKYGFD; translated from the coding sequence ATGAAAAAGACAGTTTTCACAAAGGTTTTGAGCATCATTCTGTTCTTCGCTATGAGTACATCCATGATGGCTCAAGAGAAGTGGGGCGGCATGACCCTGTATACCGTAAGAAACGAAATGGGCAAAGATGCAAAAACCACCTTAAAGGAAGTTGCAGATTTAGGCTATAAATACATTGAGGCGGTTGATTATAAAGACGGTAAGTTTTATGGCATGGCTCCAAAAGAATTCAAAAGCTATTTAAAAAGTCTAGGGCTAAAGCCAATCAGTGTTCACATGGGTGCTATGACTTTAGATAATGCTGATGTGTTAGTAGCCGATGTTAAAGCAGCTGGTTTCAAATACTTCATAGCTCCAGTACCTCCAATGGGCATGTTTAAGTTTGACCCAAAAACCAGAACACTCTCTATGGAAGATAATATAGAGAAGCTAACAAACATATTAGACGTAATTTCTCGTAAAGCAAAAAAGGCTGGTTTAGAGTTTCTTTATCACAATCATGACTTTGAGTTTAAAGAAGATGCCAACGGCATAGTGCCTATTGAGTATTTACTTGAACACCTAGACCCAAAATATGTAAACTTCCAAATGGACCTTTACTGGGTAACAAAAGCTGGTGCAGATCCAATCGACTATTTTGAAAAATATCCAGGTCGTTTTAAAATCTGGCATGTAAAAGATATGGACGAGCAAGGTAGATTTGCCCCAGTGGGACAAGGAACTATTGACTTCGCAAAAATATTGGACAAGGCTAAGCTATCTGGTATGAAATACTACATTGTAGAGCAAGACCAAGTTTTTGATGGCATGGAGCCTATGGAAGCTCTAAAATTAAGCAAGCAAGGTTTAATTAAGTACGGATTTGATTAA